A single region of the Pseudomonas solani genome encodes:
- a CDS encoding TIGR02444 family protein — protein sequence MPPDLWNFALDLYARPGVENACLRLQEQGADVCLLLAAAWLGRRGVHYDPVCAEQLQGIAGPWQRDVVEPLRRLRQAWREAAGTDTGLCELRDGVKRLELDAERRLLARLEEIAAPWPEANGQDWSWLDVLAGTAREDRDALQSLRAAAIEA from the coding sequence ATGCCCCCCGATCTATGGAATTTCGCCCTCGACCTCTACGCCCGCCCGGGCGTCGAAAACGCCTGCCTGCGCCTGCAGGAACAGGGTGCCGATGTGTGCCTGTTACTGGCTGCAGCCTGGCTTGGAAGGCGCGGCGTCCACTACGACCCCGTTTGCGCGGAACAGCTGCAAGGCATCGCCGGCCCCTGGCAACGGGATGTGGTGGAACCCTTGCGCAGGCTCAGGCAGGCATGGCGTGAAGCAGCGGGGACGGATACGGGATTGTGCGAGCTGCGCGACGGCGTGAAGCGCTTGGAGCTGGACGCAGAGCGACGCCTGCTGGCGCGTCTGGAAGAGATCGCTGCGCCCTGGCCGGAAGCCAATGGGCAGGATTGGAGCTGGCTGGACGTGCTCGCCGGAACGGCGAGGGAAGACCGCGACGCGCTGCAATCGCTGCGCGCCGCGGCTATCGAGGCTTAA